One Bacillus amyloliquefaciens DSM 7 = ATCC 23350 DNA window includes the following coding sequences:
- a CDS encoding DUF6470 family protein — translation MQMPRLIIDSVPAKIGITFQKEEIEMEQPPADLEIEQPPAELNIESTPAKLTIDQTRAWENLNLKSFEKLNAEAAQKGAEACSEFIAKTVREGKEMAAIEKKTGNVMARQAADVSPPEPFGEFSDFLPAQFLVDIDCIPSKLTIDIEARKPSIEAAAHKPVWNYTPGKVQIDMMQDPKVTISVDDGNTE, via the coding sequence ATGCAGATGCCGAGATTGATTATTGACAGTGTGCCTGCTAAAATCGGTATTACCTTTCAGAAGGAAGAAATCGAAATGGAACAGCCGCCCGCTGACCTGGAAATTGAGCAGCCGCCGGCAGAGCTGAACATTGAAAGCACGCCGGCCAAACTGACGATTGATCAGACGAGGGCTTGGGAGAACTTGAATCTCAAATCATTTGAAAAGCTGAACGCGGAAGCCGCCCAGAAAGGCGCGGAAGCATGCAGTGAGTTTATTGCAAAAACAGTCAGAGAAGGGAAGGAAATGGCGGCTATCGAAAAGAAAACCGGCAATGTGATGGCCCGGCAGGCAGCGGATGTCAGCCCGCCCGAGCCATTCGGCGAATTCAGCGACTTTCTCCCTGCACAGTTTCTCGTCGACATTGACTGCATTCCTTCAAAGCTGACGATTGATATTGAAGCCCGCAAACCTTCAATTGAAGCAGCCGCCCATAAACCGGTATGGAATTACACGCCGGGAAAAGTTCAGATTGATATGATGCAAGACCCTAAGGTGACGATTTCGGTTGACGACGGTAACACAGAATAA